From Bacillus oleivorans, a single genomic window includes:
- the recA gene encoding recombinase RecA, whose product MNDRQAALEMALKQIEKQFGKGSIMKLGEQTDRKISTVPSGSLALDVALGVGGYPRGRIIEIYGPESSGKTTVALHAIAEVQATGGQAAFIDAEHALDPVYAQKLGVNIDELLLSQPDTGEQALEIAEALVRSGAVDIIVIDSVAALVPKAEIEGEMGDAHVGLQARLMSQALRKLSGAINKSKTIAIFINQIREKVGVMFGNPETTPGGRALKFYSSVRLEVRRAEQLKQGNDIVGNKTKIKVVKNKVAPPFRAAEVDIMYGEGISKEGEIIDIAAELDIVQKSGSWYSYNDDRLGQGRENAKQFLKENPELRHEIQQKIREHYGLDTDNAAPDDEGQEQFEF is encoded by the coding sequence GTGAACGATCGTCAAGCAGCCTTAGAAATGGCTTTAAAACAAATAGAAAAGCAATTTGGCAAAGGCTCTATTATGAAATTAGGAGAGCAAACGGACCGAAAAATCTCAACTGTTCCAAGTGGATCACTGGCATTAGATGTAGCATTAGGTGTAGGTGGATATCCCCGCGGCCGAATAATAGAAATTTATGGACCTGAAAGCTCAGGTAAAACAACCGTAGCATTACATGCAATTGCGGAAGTCCAAGCAACCGGCGGTCAAGCAGCATTTATTGATGCCGAGCATGCCCTGGATCCTGTTTATGCGCAAAAACTCGGAGTTAATATCGACGAGTTACTATTATCTCAACCTGATACGGGTGAACAAGCGCTTGAAATTGCCGAGGCACTAGTACGAAGCGGTGCGGTTGATATTATCGTCATTGACTCAGTTGCCGCATTAGTTCCAAAAGCTGAAATTGAAGGCGAGATGGGTGATGCCCACGTTGGATTACAAGCTCGTCTGATGTCTCAAGCTCTTCGTAAATTATCTGGTGCGATTAACAAGTCTAAAACCATTGCAATCTTTATTAACCAAATTCGTGAAAAGGTTGGAGTTATGTTTGGGAACCCTGAAACAACCCCAGGTGGAAGAGCCCTTAAATTCTATTCTTCTGTCCGCTTAGAAGTGCGCCGTGCCGAACAATTAAAACAAGGCAATGATATTGTCGGGAATAAAACCAAAATTAAAGTCGTTAAAAATAAAGTCGCTCCTCCTTTCCGTGCAGCTGAAGTCGACATTATGTATGGAGAAGGTATCTCTAAAGAGGGAGAAATCATTGATATCGCTGCTGAACTAGATATCGTTCAAAAGAGCGGCTCATGGTATTCCTACAATGACGATCGTCTTGGACAAGGCCGGGAAAATGCGAAGCAATTTTTGAAGGAAAATCCTGAGCTTCGTCATGAAATACAACAAAAAATCCGTGAGCACTATGGATTAGATACGGATAATGCGGCTCCTGATGATGAGGGACAAGAACAATTTGAATTTTAA
- a CDS encoding competence/damage-inducible protein A translates to MLKGEILAVGTELLLGQIVNTNAQFISKKCAEMGISVFYHSVVGDNPNRLEQALKVAMERSNLIILTGGLGPTKDDLTKETVASVLGRSLVMDQQALNYIEHYFSRNGRTMTENNKKQALVLEGSHVFPNDTGMAPGMLVTANGVHVLMLPGPPKEMEPMFTNYVQSALLQIAGKAMMIHSRVLRFFGIGEAQLETVLEDLIDEQTNPTIAPLASDGEVTLRLTAFTDSKEKAIPMLDQVEKEIQSRVGSYFYGYDDTNLYLELKKTLEAKGLTLACAESLTGGLFQGEYCQMPGASKTFVGGVVSYTNEVKEKLLGVSPETLQVYGAVSKQSAIEMATGVLKVTGSDVGLSFTGVAGPDEQEGKEPGTVFIGMATKDGSTDCLTLQLTGHRNVIRLRTCKHGAHRLRMWLNQESV, encoded by the coding sequence GTGCTTAAAGGAGAAATCTTAGCTGTTGGCACTGAGCTTTTGCTAGGGCAAATCGTCAATACAAATGCTCAATTTATCTCAAAAAAATGTGCGGAAATGGGGATTTCCGTCTTTTACCATAGTGTAGTCGGTGATAATCCAAACCGCCTTGAACAGGCGCTAAAAGTAGCAATGGAACGTTCTAACTTAATCATTTTAACTGGCGGCTTAGGTCCGACCAAGGACGATTTAACGAAAGAGACGGTGGCATCAGTGCTTGGCCGTTCGCTCGTAATGGATCAGCAGGCTCTAAACTATATCGAACATTATTTTTCAAGAAATGGCAGAACCATGACGGAGAATAATAAAAAGCAAGCACTTGTTTTGGAAGGAAGTCATGTCTTCCCAAATGATACGGGAATGGCCCCGGGAATGCTGGTTACGGCAAATGGCGTTCATGTACTCATGCTCCCAGGTCCGCCAAAAGAAATGGAACCGATGTTTACGAACTATGTTCAGTCTGCCCTCCTGCAAATTGCAGGAAAGGCGATGATGATTCACTCGCGGGTGCTGCGTTTTTTTGGAATTGGCGAAGCCCAGCTTGAAACAGTTTTAGAAGATTTAATTGACGAACAAACCAATCCAACCATCGCACCGCTTGCATCTGATGGCGAGGTAACCTTAAGACTAACAGCCTTTACAGATTCAAAGGAAAAAGCGATCCCGATGCTGGATCAGGTTGAAAAAGAAATTCAAAGTCGCGTAGGTTCCTACTTTTATGGCTATGATGATACGAATTTATATTTAGAATTAAAGAAAACGCTGGAAGCCAAAGGTTTGACTCTAGCTTGTGCCGAAAGCCTGACAGGCGGGCTTTTTCAAGGAGAGTATTGTCAGATGCCAGGGGCGAGCAAGACCTTTGTTGGAGGCGTGGTGTCCTATACAAATGAAGTGAAGGAAAAGCTGCTGGGTGTCAGTCCTGAAACATTACAGGTTTACGGGGCTGTCAGCAAACAAAGTGCGATTGAAATGGCTACAGGCGTTTTGAAGGTCACCGGCAGTGATGTCGGATTAAGTTTTACAGGTGTAGCAGGACCAGATGAGCAAGAAGGAAAAGAACCTGGCACGGTTTTTATCGGAATGGCAACCAAGGATGGAAGCACAGATTGTTTAACACTTCAGCTTACCGGACATCGCAACGTAATTCGCTTAAGAACCTGCAAGCACGGAGCTCACAGGCTTCGTATGTGGCTGAATCAAGAATCGGTATGA
- a CDS encoding PspC domain-containing protein encodes MRKLMKSSKDKSLFGVCGGRPAHIYHYLSCFFLGVYHSCSIFNRETLTIII; translated from the coding sequence ATGAGGAAACTGATGAAATCATCTAAAGATAAGTCCTTATTTGGGGTGTGCGGAGGTCGTCCGGCTCATATTTATCATTACTTGTCCTGCTTCTTTTTGGGTGTATATCATTCTTGCAGCATCTTTAACAGAGAAACACTCACTATTATCATTTAA
- a CDS encoding DUF3243 domain-containing protein, with product MSVLENWDQWKNFLGDRLNHAKQQGMDNNVVSDLAYEIGEYLAKQVDPKNEQERVLADLWSVASPEERHAIANMMVKLVQNNGTH from the coding sequence ATGTCTGTTTTAGAAAATTGGGATCAATGGAAGAATTTTCTTGGAGACCGCCTCAACCATGCGAAGCAACAAGGTATGGATAATAATGTAGTTTCTGATCTTGCATATGAAATTGGAGAATATTTGGCTAAGCAAGTCGATCCAAAGAATGAGCAAGAAAGAGTTTTAGCTGACCTTTGGTCTGTTGCTTCTCCTGAAGAAAGACATGCAATTGCAAATATGATGGTTAAATTGGTTCAAAATAACGGAACACATTAA
- the ymfI gene encoding elongation factor P 5-aminopentanone reductase produces MSKWALITGASGEIGSAIAKTLAKEGYHLYLHYFQNQKGIETLLQELEEFNQEYIPIQADLSKEDGMDRIAESIFQLDALVFCAGKELNKLLIDTNRVEIDFSVHLHLSSPIKVTQALLPKLYKQGKGSIVFIASIWGEIGAAVETVYSAVKGGQIAFAKALSKEVARSGIRVNVVSPGVIQTRMNEFLTEEEKADLEYEIALGRMGTPEEVGDAVAFLLSEKASYITGEVLKVNGGLFT; encoded by the coding sequence ATGAGTAAATGGGCATTAATAACAGGAGCAAGCGGGGAAATTGGCAGTGCAATCGCAAAAACGCTTGCAAAGGAAGGGTATCATTTATATTTACACTATTTTCAAAACCAAAAGGGGATAGAAACTCTTCTCCAAGAGTTAGAAGAGTTTAATCAGGAATATATTCCGATTCAGGCAGATTTGAGTAAAGAGGATGGAATGGACCGTATTGCTGAATCGATCTTCCAGCTTGATGCCCTTGTTTTTTGTGCAGGAAAGGAATTAAACAAGCTTCTCATTGATACAAATAGAGTGGAAATAGATTTTTCTGTTCATTTACATCTCAGCTCACCGATCAAGGTGACGCAAGCACTGTTGCCAAAGCTTTATAAACAAGGAAAAGGTAGTATTGTTTTTATTGCTTCGATCTGGGGTGAAATTGGGGCTGCAGTGGAAACCGTGTATTCGGCTGTGAAAGGCGGGCAAATCGCTTTTGCTAAAGCCTTAAGTAAAGAGGTGGCTAGGAGCGGGATCCGTGTCAATGTTGTTTCTCCTGGCGTAATTCAGACGCGAATGAATGAATTTTTAACAGAAGAAGAAAAGGCAGACCTTGAATATGAAATAGCGCTCGGACGCATGGGGACACCGGAAGAAGTAGGAGACGCAGTTGCTTTTCTCCTTTCAGAAAAAGCATCTTACATAACAGGAGAGGTCTTAAAGGTAAACGGTGGTTTGTTCACGTAA
- a CDS encoding helix-turn-helix domain-containing protein: MTELGNRLREAREAKGLSLEDLQEITKIQKRYLKGIEEGNYAPMPGNFYVRAFIKQYAEAVGLEPEEIFNVYANEIPASHHEDLPEQLSRVQTRKTVSPQDSKVFVILPKLLVGLFVIGAVFAIWYIVQSVASEDQGERVSQNENAPEENAGVNNDLVEEEPADEGNGDETGEDEDNEEPAESEEPAEPEPVLENVGVSGTTASYALKNAEQLTVEVSSTGRTWIQVTGADNTVYFADELTEGNTISYNMTQNSPVKIIVGFAPDTQISVNGIPLEYQIPADDTVTQNIIIQFEGTSEQ; this comes from the coding sequence GTGACAGAGCTTGGTAATCGTCTGAGAGAGGCGAGGGAAGCAAAGGGATTATCTCTTGAGGACTTACAGGAAATAACGAAAATTCAAAAAAGATATCTAAAAGGAATTGAGGAAGGTAATTATGCCCCCATGCCGGGCAATTTTTATGTGCGTGCTTTTATTAAGCAATACGCTGAGGCGGTAGGACTTGAGCCGGAAGAAATTTTTAATGTGTATGCGAACGAGATTCCTGCGAGTCATCATGAGGACCTGCCGGAGCAGCTTTCGCGTGTCCAAACGAGAAAAACTGTTTCTCCTCAGGATTCCAAGGTTTTCGTTATCCTTCCTAAACTCCTGGTAGGATTATTTGTGATTGGTGCAGTATTTGCGATTTGGTATATTGTCCAGTCAGTTGCTAGTGAAGACCAGGGTGAGAGGGTTTCACAAAATGAAAATGCTCCAGAAGAAAATGCTGGAGTGAATAATGATTTGGTAGAGGAAGAGCCTGCAGATGAGGGAAACGGGGACGAGACTGGTGAGGACGAGGATAACGAAGAACCAGCAGAGTCTGAAGAACCTGCTGAGCCGGAACCAGTTCTTGAAAATGTAGGGGTGAGCGGCACTACGGCTTCTTACGCCTTAAAAAATGCAGAACAATTGACTGTTGAAGTTAGTTCAACAGGAAGAACATGGATTCAAGTGACAGGAGCAGATAATACAGTCTACTTTGCTGATGAATTAACAGAGGGAAATACGATTTCTTATAATATGACCCAAAATAGTCCTGTCAAAATAATAGTTGGCTTTGCACCTGATACGCAAATTTCGGTAAATGGAATACCGCTAGAATACCAAATTCCAGCAGATGATACCGTGACACAAAACATTATTATTCAATTTGAAGGGACGAGTGAACAATAG
- a CDS encoding alpha/beta fold hydrolase — MGYYVTAEPGVNLFVEDINPGGAKTIVFIHGWPLSHKQFEYQFTILPAMGYRCIGIDWRGFGNSDKPMNGYNYNRLADDILTVVRTLELDNFTLAGHSTGGGIAIRYMARHNGYGVAKLVLIDAAAPVGFTTETASRLLNETLNDRPKMMQGVTDTFFFQYITRPFSDWFIQMGLEAASWSTAAVIVLLRDETLHEDLPKIVTPTLIVHGMHDKVIPFSQSQEINQKIRNSQLVPFQYSGHGPFWEERDKFNQQLIQFI; from the coding sequence ATGGGATACTATGTTACGGCTGAGCCCGGTGTAAATTTATTTGTAGAGGATATTAACCCAGGAGGCGCTAAGACCATTGTGTTTATCCATGGATGGCCGTTGAGCCATAAACAGTTTGAATATCAGTTTACTATTCTTCCGGCAATGGGTTACCGCTGTATTGGCATTGACTGGAGAGGATTTGGCAATTCGGATAAACCCATGAATGGTTACAATTATAACCGACTGGCAGATGATATCCTCACGGTTGTCCGTACACTTGAATTAGACAATTTTACGCTTGCTGGCCACTCTACGGGTGGAGGGATCGCCATTCGCTATATGGCTAGGCACAACGGTTACGGAGTAGCCAAACTTGTCCTTATCGATGCTGCTGCTCCCGTTGGGTTTACAACAGAAACGGCTAGCAGACTTCTTAACGAAACGTTAAATGACCGCCCAAAGATGATGCAGGGAGTAACCGATACCTTTTTCTTTCAGTATATAACGAGACCATTCTCCGACTGGTTTATTCAAATGGGATTGGAGGCTGCAAGTTGGTCTACTGCCGCAGTCATTGTTTTACTGAGAGATGAAACGTTACATGAAGATCTTCCAAAAATAGTAACTCCTACTTTAATTGTCCACGGAATGCATGACAAAGTGATTCCATTTTCACAATCACAAGAAATAAATCAAAAAATTAGAAATTCCCAGCTTGTCCCGTTTCAATATAGCGGTCATGGACCTTTCTGGGAAGAACGTGACAAATTTAACCAGCAGTTGATACAATTTATATAG
- the pgsA gene encoding CDP-diacylglycerol--glycerol-3-phosphate 3-phosphatidyltransferase — protein sequence MNLPNKITVSRIFLIPVFMIVMYMGTSWGTFQLGEVELPVAHFVGALIFILASTTDFVDGYYARKLNLVTNLGKFLDPLADKLLVSAALIILVELGYAPSWIVIVIISREFAVTGLRLVLAGEGEVVAANVLGKIKTWTQIIAISALLLHNLPFEWMDIPFATIALWVALFFTLWSGWDYFYKNRHVLLNSK from the coding sequence GTGAATTTACCTAACAAGATTACAGTATCGAGAATTTTTTTAATCCCCGTTTTTATGATTGTGATGTATATGGGAACTTCATGGGGCACATTCCAGCTTGGAGAAGTCGAGCTTCCAGTAGCCCATTTCGTAGGGGCTCTTATTTTTATCCTGGCCTCTACGACAGACTTTGTCGATGGCTATTATGCGAGAAAATTAAATTTAGTTACCAATCTGGGGAAATTTTTAGATCCGCTCGCTGATAAATTACTGGTTTCGGCAGCCCTCATTATTCTCGTGGAATTAGGCTATGCGCCATCTTGGATCGTGATTGTCATTATTAGCCGCGAGTTTGCGGTCACAGGATTAAGACTGGTTTTAGCCGGCGAAGGGGAAGTCGTAGCAGCCAATGTGCTGGGGAAAATTAAAACGTGGACCCAAATTATTGCCATTTCTGCGCTGTTATTACATAACCTTCCATTTGAATGGATGGACATCCCATTTGCAACCATTGCTCTTTGGGTGGCGTTATTTTTTACACTTTGGTCTGGCTGGGATTATTTTTATAAAAATCGGCATGTGCTTTTGAATTCAAAATAG
- the rny gene encoding ribonuclease Y, with protein MDAITIISILLGLFVGSVVGYFLRKNIYEAKVTGAKNAAVQILEDAKREAEAIKKESLLEAKDEIHKLRTDAEREIRERRSELQKQENRLLHKEENLDRKDETLDKREALLEKKEDSLNQRQQHIEEMESKVDEMVRKGQAELERISNISKEEARAIILERIEAELAHDIAFIVKESETRAKEESDKKAKEILSLALQRCAADHVAETTVSVVNLPNDEMKGRIIGREGRNIRTLETLTGIDLIIDDTPEAVILSGFDPIRRETARIALEKLVQDGRIHPARIEEMVDKARREVDEHIREIGEQTTFEVGVHGLHPDLMKILGRLKFRTSYGQNVLKHSIEVANLAGLLAAELGEDVTLAKRAGLLHDIGKAVDHEVEGSHVEIGVELTTKYKEHPVVINSVASHHGDTEPTSVIAVLVAAADALSAARPGARSETLENYIKRLEKLEEIPESFDGVEKAFAIQAGREIRIMVKPDQIDDLSAHRLARDIRKRIEDELDYPGHIKVTVIRETRAVEYAK; from the coding sequence ATGGATGCCATAACAATCATCTCCATTTTGCTTGGCCTTTTCGTTGGTAGTGTTGTTGGCTACTTTTTACGCAAAAATATTTATGAAGCGAAAGTTACTGGAGCAAAGAATGCGGCGGTCCAAATTCTTGAAGATGCCAAACGTGAAGCTGAAGCTATTAAAAAGGAATCTTTGCTAGAGGCAAAGGATGAAATTCATAAGCTTAGAACGGATGCAGAACGAGAAATTCGTGAGCGTAGAAGTGAGCTACAAAAACAAGAGAATCGTTTGCTCCATAAGGAAGAGAATCTAGATCGAAAAGACGAGACGTTGGATAAACGTGAAGCATTATTAGAAAAGAAGGAGGATTCTCTTAATCAAAGACAACAGCATATTGAAGAGATGGAGAGCAAAGTGGATGAGATGGTGCGTAAAGGACAAGCTGAGCTTGAGCGAATCTCTAACATTTCGAAAGAGGAAGCCAGAGCTATTATTCTAGAACGCATTGAAGCCGAGCTTGCTCATGATATAGCTTTCATAGTAAAAGAAAGCGAAACTAGAGCGAAAGAAGAGTCCGATAAAAAGGCGAAGGAAATTCTTTCATTGGCTTTACAGCGTTGCGCTGCTGACCACGTTGCTGAAACGACCGTATCAGTCGTGAATCTGCCGAATGATGAAATGAAAGGTCGTATCATTGGCCGTGAGGGTCGAAATATTCGAACTTTGGAAACACTAACGGGAATTGATTTAATCATCGATGATACACCAGAGGCTGTTATTTTATCCGGTTTTGACCCAATTAGACGTGAAACAGCGCGAATTGCACTAGAAAAGCTTGTACAAGATGGACGTATACATCCAGCACGGATTGAAGAAATGGTAGACAAGGCTAGACGGGAAGTTGATGAGCACATTCGTGAGATTGGTGAACAGACAACGTTTGAGGTTGGTGTCCACGGGCTCCATCCGGATCTGATGAAGATCCTAGGACGACTCAAGTTCCGTACGTCTTACGGACAAAACGTCCTCAAACATTCGATCGAAGTTGCGAATCTGGCCGGATTATTAGCTGCTGAACTAGGTGAGGATGTCACTCTTGCAAAGAGAGCCGGATTACTTCATGATATAGGGAAAGCAGTCGATCACGAAGTGGAAGGAAGCCACGTTGAAATCGGGGTTGAACTTACAACGAAGTATAAAGAACACCCTGTTGTCATTAACAGTGTAGCTTCTCACCACGGAGATACGGAACCTACTTCTGTAATAGCCGTATTGGTGGCAGCAGCCGATGCATTAAGTGCTGCCAGACCAGGAGCAAGAAGTGAGACGCTTGAAAATTACATTAAACGTCTTGAAAAACTGGAAGAAATTCCGGAATCGTTTGATGGAGTGGAAAAAGCTTTCGCTATCCAAGCCGGTCGCGAAATCAGAATTATGGTCAAACCAGATCAGATTGATGATCTCAGTGCTCACCGTTTAGCACGTGATATTCGGAAACGAATTGAGGATGAACTGGATTATCCAGGTCATATCAAAGTTACCGTTATCCGTGAAACTAGAGCCGTTGAATACGCAAAATAA
- a CDS encoding TIGR00282 family metallophosphoesterase gives MRILFIGDVVGSLGRDMVKEYLPKLKHQYQPNFTIINGENAAAGKGITQKIYNQLLEWGAQAVTLGNHTWDNKEIFDFIDDAKRMVRPANFPEGSPGEGLRMIEHQGKRVAVISIQGRTFMPAIDDPFRTAEKLVEKARATTPFIFVDFHAEASSEKLAMGWFLDGKVSAVVGTHTHIQTADERILTKGTAYLTDVGMTGPYDEIIGVDKEAVLRRFLTAMPVRFEVPKSGRSQLSAVVIDLDDQTGLGKKMERILINDDHPFFN, from the coding sequence ATGCGGATTTTATTTATTGGGGATGTGGTCGGCTCACTCGGCCGGGATATGGTCAAAGAATACCTTCCTAAGTTAAAACATCAATACCAACCGAACTTCACCATTATTAACGGTGAAAATGCAGCGGCCGGTAAAGGAATCACTCAAAAGATTTATAATCAGTTGCTTGAGTGGGGCGCACAAGCTGTAACGCTCGGAAACCATACGTGGGATAATAAAGAGATTTTCGATTTCATAGATGATGCAAAAAGAATGGTAAGACCCGCGAACTTCCCGGAAGGTTCTCCTGGGGAGGGGTTAAGAATGATTGAACATCAAGGTAAAAGGGTGGCAGTCATCAGTATTCAAGGCCGGACCTTTATGCCTGCTATTGATGATCCGTTTCGTACGGCTGAAAAGCTTGTAGAAAAAGCACGGGCCACCACACCTTTTATTTTTGTTGATTTTCACGCCGAGGCGTCGAGTGAGAAGCTGGCGATGGGCTGGTTTTTAGACGGAAAGGTTTCTGCTGTCGTTGGAACACACACTCACATTCAAACGGCCGATGAAAGAATATTAACGAAAGGGACCGCTTATTTAACAGATGTGGGAATGACAGGACCGTATGATGAAATCATTGGTGTAGATAAAGAGGCTGTTCTGCGCCGGTTTTTAACAGCCATGCCTGTTCGTTTTGAGGTGCCAAAATCAGGACGTTCTCAGTTAAGTGCAGTTGTGATCGATCTTGATGACCAAACTGGACTAGGCAAGAAAATGGAGCGGATTTTGATTAATGATGATCACCCATTTTTCAATTAG
- a CDS encoding YmfK family protein: MEKTEWYFEYEIQKNRPGLLGEISSLLGMLSINIVTINGVDEGRRGLLLLAQDREQIERLESILMMMDTIKVTKIREPKLRDRLAVRHGRYIQRDADDRKTFRFVRDELGLLVDFMAEIFKQDGHKLVGIRGMPRVGKTESVVASSVCANKRWLFLSSTLLKQTIRSQLIEDEYNENNIFILDGIVSTKRANERHWQLIREIMRLPAVKVVEHPDVFVQNTEYNLEDFDYIIELRNDPNEEITYELVQKTNLFDDTDFGGFDF; this comes from the coding sequence ATGGAAAAAACAGAATGGTACTTTGAATACGAAATCCAAAAAAACCGGCCAGGCTTACTCGGGGAAATTTCGTCTTTACTCGGAATGCTTTCAATCAATATTGTTACGATTAATGGGGTTGATGAAGGCAGACGGGGATTGCTTCTATTAGCCCAAGATCGCGAACAGATTGAACGGCTCGAATCGATTCTGATGATGATGGATACGATTAAAGTAACGAAAATCCGTGAGCCAAAATTAAGAGACCGATTAGCAGTCAGACACGGCCGATACATACAAAGAGATGCAGATGATAGGAAAACATTCAGGTTTGTACGAGATGAGCTTGGATTGCTTGTTGATTTTATGGCAGAGATTTTCAAGCAAGATGGCCATAAATTAGTCGGAATCCGCGGGATGCCGCGGGTCGGTAAGACAGAATCCGTTGTGGCTTCAAGTGTTTGTGCCAATAAAAGATGGCTGTTTTTATCTTCCACGCTGTTAAAGCAAACAATCCGCAGCCAGCTGATTGAGGACGAATACAACGAAAATAATATTTTTATTTTAGATGGAATCGTCTCAACTAAACGGGCAAATGAAAGGCACTGGCAATTAATTCGGGAAATTATGCGCCTGCCGGCTGTAAAAGTAGTAGAACACCCGGATGTTTTCGTTCAAAATACAGAATACAATCTGGAAGATTTCGATTATATTATCGAATTAAGAAATGATCCAAACGAAGAAATTACATACGAACTTGTTCAAAAAACAAATCTTTTCGACGACACAGATTTTGGTGGTTTTGATTTCTAA
- the spoVS gene encoding stage V sporulation protein SpoVS, with protein MEILKVSAKSNPNSVAGALAGVLRERGAAEIQAIGAGALNQAVKAVAIARGFVAPSGVDLICVPAFTDIQIDGEERTAIKLIVEPR; from the coding sequence ATGGAAATATTAAAAGTTTCAGCTAAATCAAACCCAAATTCTGTAGCTGGTGCACTTGCAGGTGTTTTAAGAGAAAGAGGAGCAGCGGAAATTCAAGCAATTGGTGCCGGGGCCTTAAATCAGGCAGTTAAAGCGGTTGCTATTGCAAGAGGATTCGTAGCGCCAAGCGGGGTAGACTTAATTTGTGTTCCCGCTTTTACAGATATTCAAATTGATGGGGAAGAACGAACAGCCATTAAACTAATTGTTGAACCTAGGTAA
- the yfmH gene encoding EF-P 5-aminopentanol modification-associated protein YfmH, with protein MEKIPFQQLKEELYYEKLDNGLDVYILPKQGFNKTYATFTTNYGSIDNHFVPLGKQEFRKVPDGIAHFLEHKMFEKEDGDVFQQFSRQGASANAFTTFTRTAYLFSSTSNVEQNLETLINFVQEPYFSEETVEKEKGIIGQEITMYDDNPDWRLYFGAIESMYHNHPVKLDIAGTIESIAKITKDDLYECYETFYHPSNMLLFVVGPVDPNETLVLIKNNQAQKEYKEQPPVQREFAEEPDSISEKVKVLHMNVQSEKCMVGVKDPKTDLKGEALQKHEQTVQVLMDMLFGKSSENYKSLYEQGLIDDSFSYDYSHERGYGFALVGSDTKDADALLKALTDILLQAKSGNNLTEEALNRSKKKKIGGFLRAMNSPEYIANQFTRYRFNEMDLFTVLNVLESIQLNDIKQVAADLIDESKISACHVLPMQNA; from the coding sequence ATGGAGAAGATACCGTTTCAACAGCTCAAAGAAGAGTTATATTACGAAAAGCTCGACAATGGGCTTGATGTCTACATTCTTCCAAAACAAGGGTTTAACAAAACGTATGCGACCTTTACCACCAATTATGGTTCGATTGACAATCATTTTGTCCCTCTTGGAAAACAGGAGTTTCGCAAGGTTCCAGATGGAATTGCACATTTCTTAGAGCATAAAATGTTTGAAAAAGAAGACGGTGATGTATTTCAGCAATTTAGTAGGCAAGGGGCATCAGCCAACGCGTTTACAACCTTTACTCGAACAGCCTATTTGTTTTCAAGTACCAGTAACGTCGAACAAAATCTCGAAACCTTAATCAATTTCGTGCAAGAGCCTTATTTTTCAGAGGAAACAGTCGAGAAAGAAAAAGGCATCATCGGCCAAGAGATTACCATGTATGATGATAATCCGGATTGGCGCTTATATTTCGGAGCGATTGAAAGCATGTACCACAATCATCCGGTAAAACTGGATATTGCCGGAACAATTGAGTCAATCGCAAAAATCACAAAAGATGATTTATATGAATGCTATGAGACCTTTTATCATCCTTCTAATATGCTTTTATTTGTAGTAGGTCCGGTCGATCCAAATGAGACACTCGTACTGATTAAAAACAATCAGGCGCAAAAAGAATACAAGGAACAGCCGCCGGTCCAACGAGAATTTGCGGAAGAACCCGATTCAATTTCGGAGAAAGTAAAAGTATTGCATATGAATGTTCAATCAGAAAAATGCATGGTTGGAGTTAAAGATCCGAAAACAGATTTAAAAGGTGAAGCCCTGCAAAAACACGAACAAACTGTTCAGGTGTTAATGGATATGCTCTTTGGTAAAAGCAGTGAAAACTATAAGTCTTTATATGAGCAAGGATTAATTGATGACTCGTTTTCCTATGATTATTCGCATGAACGCGGCTATGGCTTTGCCTTAGTCGGCAGTGATACAAAGGATGCAGATGCACTGTTGAAGGCATTGACAGATATTTTGCTGCAAGCGAAATCCGGAAACAACTTAACCGAAGAAGCCTTAAACCGGTCAAAGAAAAAGAAAATTGGCGGCTTCTTGCGGGCAATGAATTCACCAGAGTATATTGCTAACCAGTTTACCCGCTATCGGTTTAATGAAATGGACCTATTTACCGTGTTAAACGTTTTAGAATCGATTCAATTAAACGATATTAAACAGGTGGCAGCGGACCTTATAGATGAATCAAAAATTTCCGCCTGCCATGTTCTCCCGATGCAAAATGCCTAA